From a region of the Sporosarcina ureilytica genome:
- a CDS encoding IS3 family transposase (programmed frameshift), with amino-acid sequence MSKIIFNEIQRKQLESNPNVASVSDRAIQYNAEFKIRAVKKNMNGKGPTQIFMENGFNLDVIGAKKAQSAISRWKNTYKTLGEQGFLEERRGKGGTGRPSTKDISSEKKLEKAEARIKYLEAELELPKKARGTRKAGEEVILAPREKYALINEVIRKYQLKNMTRYLCALTGVSRSGYYAWLQNSEKHAIREEQDYQDYLLLRCIYDAFKGKIGYRGLYMALEELVVTPMNHKKILRLMRKYNFFAKVRRANPYKYIAKATQAHRTVPNHLNRAFNQDEPGKVYLTDITYLQYRNGQTAYLSCIKDVATREIVAYELSTSLKMGLVYRTLDKLEETLDGNIHPEAMIHSDQGVHYTHPEYQGRVKKIGLLQSMSRRGNCLDNAPMESFFGHFKDEVDYEEACNLRELREMIDEYLEHYNTTRKQWTLKKMTPAQYRSHLIAA; translated from the exons ATGAGTAAAATAATTTTCAACGAAATTCAAAGAAAGCAACTAGAATCAAATCCAAATGTCGCCTCTGTATCAGATCGTGCCATTCAATATAATGCGGAATTTAAAATACGTGCCGTCAAAAAAAATATGAACGGTAAGGGACCGACTCAGATTTTCATGGAGAATGGATTTAACTTGGATGTGATTGGAGCTAAAAAAGCCCAATCGGCAATAAGTCGTTGGAAAAACACTTATAAAACATTGGGGGAACAAGGTTTTTTAGAAGAGCGTCGGGGGAAAGGCGGCACAGGTCGCCCTTCCACAAAAGATATATCATCTGAGAAGAAATTAGAAAAAGCTGAAGCCCGTATAAAGTATTTAGAAGCTGAATTAGAATTAC CTAAAAAAGCTAGAGGAACTCGAAAGGCAGGTGAAGAAGTAATTTTAGCACCCCGCGAAAAATACGCATTGATTAACGAGGTCATTCGGAAATATCAACTAAAGAATATGACGCGTTACCTTTGTGCTTTAACAGGTGTAAGTAGAAGTGGATACTATGCCTGGCTTCAAAATTCGGAGAAACATGCGATTCGTGAAGAGCAAGATTATCAAGATTATTTATTACTAAGATGCATTTATGATGCATTCAAAGGGAAAATTGGGTATCGAGGACTTTACATGGCATTGGAAGAACTAGTGGTGACACCGATGAATCACAAAAAGATTCTCCGCTTAATGAGAAAGTATAATTTCTTTGCGAAAGTGCGTCGAGCAAACCCATATAAATATATTGCGAAAGCAACACAGGCACATCGTACGGTTCCTAACCATTTGAATCGAGCATTCAATCAAGATGAGCCCGGAAAAGTATATTTAACTGATATTACTTATTTACAGTACCGTAATGGTCAAACAGCTTATTTATCTTGTATCAAAGATGTAGCAACCAGGGAAATCGTCGCTTATGAACTTTCGACTAGCTTGAAAATGGGATTGGTTTATCGCACATTAGATAAATTAGAAGAGACATTAGACGGAAATATTCACCCAGAAGCAATGATCCATTCAGATCAAGGTGTCCATTATACACATCCAGAGTATCAAGGACGCGTTAAGAAAATAGGCTTACTTCAGTCGATGTCACGTCGAGGAAACTGTTTAGATAACGCACCAATGGAGTCTTTCTTTGGGCATTTTAAAGATGAAGTAGATTATGAGGAAGCATGTAATTTACGTGAATTAAGGGAAATGATAGACGAATACTTGGAGCATTATAATACGACGCGCAAACA
- a CDS encoding alpha/beta-type small acid-soluble spore protein, translated as MAKNNKILVPEAREGLNKLKADVMKKQGYRVPKDNPDNVKFEIADELGIPLSKGNNGQITAENAGKIGGSIGGSMVKEMVRMAQQQMLNNQSKE; from the coding sequence ATGGCGAAAAACAATAAAATTCTTGTTCCTGAAGCAAGAGAAGGTTTAAATAAACTGAAAGCAGATGTAATGAAGAAACAAGGTTATCGTGTCCCAAAAGATAATCCAGACAATGTTAAATTTGAAATTGCGGATGAACTTGGCATTCCATTATCCAAAGGGAATAACGGACAAATCACCGCAGAAAATGCCGGAAAAATTGGCGGTTCCATTGGTGGAAGTATGGTAAAAGAGATGGTCAGAATGGCGCAGCAGCAAATGCTAAATAATCAAAGTAAGGAATAA
- a CDS encoding ribonuclease J, translated as MTTLSVFALGGLNEIGKNMYVIQYDDDIVIVDCGSKFPDESSLGVDLIIQDIAYLKENREKIRGLLVTHGHEDHIGGIPYFLKQINVPVYATRLTLGLINIKLKEHGLLRNTDLQLIHGDSSLNFGTMDVTFFKTNHSIPDCLGIVFHTPEGVVVHTGDFKFDFTPINNDYADINKMAEIGSKGVLLLLSESTNAERPGFNPSERLIGKKIEEEFRKARKKIFISTFASNVHRVQQVVDAAHKTNRKLALLGRSMVNVVSVAEELGYLHIPEGMLIEKQDIDQFDPEEVAILCTGSQGEAMAALSRLSTSNFRQVKIHSDDTVIFASSPIPGNEKNVSQVIDNLLHLGANVIYGSGSGTGLHVSGHACQEELKLMLTLMKPKYFMPIHGEFRMLHKHRSLAESVGVEFDNIFIMNNGDVIEITNGEARQTKTVHSGHIFVDGLGIGDVGNVVLRDRKLLSEEGIVVIVVTINRNNGELVSNPDIISRGFVYRRDAEELIQEVNDLVIKKVAELQGVNRNQQGVVRQTLKKATEQLLYVETKRRPMILPIVIEV; from the coding sequence TTGACAACATTATCCGTTTTTGCATTAGGTGGATTAAATGAAATTGGAAAAAATATGTATGTAATTCAATATGACGATGACATTGTTATCGTAGACTGTGGTTCAAAGTTTCCAGATGAAAGTTCGTTAGGGGTAGACTTAATTATCCAAGATATTGCTTATCTGAAAGAAAATCGGGAGAAAATCCGCGGACTCCTCGTTACACATGGACATGAAGACCATATTGGCGGCATTCCTTACTTTTTAAAGCAAATTAACGTTCCTGTGTATGCAACGCGATTAACGCTCGGACTAATTAATATAAAATTAAAGGAACATGGACTTTTACGAAATACAGATTTGCAGCTTATTCATGGGGACTCAAGCTTGAACTTCGGGACGATGGATGTGACGTTTTTTAAAACAAACCATAGTATTCCAGACTGTTTAGGAATTGTCTTCCATACGCCTGAGGGAGTCGTTGTACATACCGGCGATTTTAAGTTTGATTTTACGCCAATTAACAATGATTATGCGGATATTAATAAAATGGCGGAAATCGGTTCAAAAGGTGTGTTACTTTTATTATCAGAAAGTACAAACGCAGAACGACCGGGCTTTAACCCATCTGAGCGGCTGATTGGCAAAAAGATTGAAGAAGAGTTTAGAAAAGCACGGAAAAAAATCTTTATCTCTACTTTCGCGTCAAATGTTCATCGTGTCCAACAAGTGGTAGACGCTGCACATAAAACAAATCGTAAACTCGCTTTACTCGGTCGAAGTATGGTGAATGTCGTGTCTGTAGCGGAGGAGCTTGGCTATTTGCATATTCCGGAAGGCATGTTAATTGAAAAGCAGGATATTGACCAATTTGACCCGGAAGAAGTCGCAATATTATGTACGGGAAGCCAAGGGGAAGCGATGGCGGCATTGTCTCGACTCTCGACTTCTAATTTTCGTCAAGTGAAGATACATTCTGACGATACGGTGATTTTTGCCTCATCACCAATTCCTGGTAATGAAAAAAACGTGTCACAAGTGATTGATAATTTATTGCATCTTGGCGCAAATGTTATTTATGGTTCAGGAAGTGGTACGGGATTACATGTTTCTGGGCATGCATGTCAGGAAGAATTAAAGCTTATGTTAACGCTGATGAAACCGAAATATTTTATGCCGATTCACGGGGAATTTAGAATGCTTCATAAGCATCGCTCACTTGCCGAATCTGTCGGCGTTGAATTCGATAATATCTTCATTATGAATAACGGCGATGTCATTGAAATTACAAATGGAGAAGCTCGTCAAACGAAGACGGTGCATTCGGGGCATATTTTTGTAGATGGATTAGGCATTGGCGATGTCGGCAATGTCGTCCTGCGCGACCGGAAACTTTTATCTGAAGAAGGCATTGTTGTAATTGTGGTGACAATTAATCGGAACAATGGCGAACTTGTCTCTAATCCAGACATCATTTCTAGAGGATTTGTATATAGACGTGATGCAGAAGAACTGATACAAGAAGTGAATGATTTAGTTATTAAGAAAGTGGCTGAATTGCAAGGTGTGAACAGAAATCAGCAAGGGGTTGTTAGACAAACACTGAAAAAAGCGACCGAGCAGCTGTTATATGTTGAAACGAAAAGAAGGCCTATGATATTGCCTATCGTGATAGAAGTGTAA
- a CDS encoding S1C family serine protease has translation MNEDHYTSEELTEEEFNELVLEAQQEALRKARLEKENPRTKRPFPRWIFWLMALVLTFSTFSAIFEVYSIPAIEFLKTSAKLSQDEEIAHFKKSVVVVSTDDGKGTGFSISNDGKMITNYHVIEGNDRVTVSFPDDGRFTATVVDTFPTIDLAVLQVDGTKLPFLTVANAMDFTTNAPIRFIGNPLSFHGIANEGKMLDYTKLTDWDKEVMMIQAPVYRGNSGSPVFNVKGDVIGVIFATMNHDTYGKVGLVVPIDYFHQANEKPGEE, from the coding sequence ATGAATGAAGATCATTATACGTCCGAAGAATTAACCGAAGAAGAGTTTAATGAACTAGTATTGGAGGCGCAACAAGAGGCATTAAGAAAAGCTAGACTTGAAAAGGAAAATCCAAGAACAAAACGGCCTTTTCCAAGATGGATATTCTGGTTAATGGCGCTCGTTCTTACGTTTAGTACATTTTCTGCTATTTTTGAAGTGTATTCTATCCCCGCGATTGAATTTCTGAAAACGTCTGCAAAATTATCCCAAGACGAAGAAATCGCTCATTTCAAAAAATCAGTGGTCGTTGTCTCAACTGATGACGGGAAAGGAACCGGATTTTCGATTTCAAATGATGGAAAAATGATTACAAATTATCATGTCATCGAAGGGAATGACCGCGTAACCGTTTCATTTCCCGACGACGGACGATTCACGGCGACTGTTGTTGATACCTTCCCGACTATTGATCTTGCTGTCCTTCAAGTCGATGGTACAAAACTTCCTTTTTTAACTGTTGCTAATGCAATGGATTTTACAACAAATGCACCGATACGCTTTATCGGGAATCCACTCAGTTTTCATGGGATTGCCAATGAAGGGAAGATGCTCGATTACACAAAGTTGACTGACTGGGATAAAGAAGTGATGATGATTCAAGCACCTGTCTATCGTGGCAATAGCGGAAGTCCAGTCTTCAACGTAAAAGGTGACGTGATCGGTGTTATTTTTGCGACGATGAACCATGATACATACGGAAAAGTCGGTCTCGTTGTGCCAATCGATTACTTCCATCAGGCTAATGAAAAACCAGGTGAAGAATAA
- a CDS encoding LysM peptidoglycan-binding and 3D domain-containing protein: MQKHIVGLMLALALVIGLTGGQATVEASTSTYKVETGETLWDIAQNNDISVDDLFTWNELESTLILPEPEKKIESKSGTYIVQKGDTLYEIASAHQISLSDLMNWNGVSGHLIYPGQELSVDGKNPKAPPKNVAKAATPSTPATENKTTNEPAKQPAQNNNASNNTTNNTANNSTANKQVPASASGRELTVTATAYTAYCQGCSGTTYTGINLRANPHLKVIAVDPSIIPLGSRVWVEGYGEAIAGDIGGAIKGNIIDVFIENQQDALNWGRRTVQIKILD, from the coding sequence ATGCAAAAACATATCGTAGGTCTAATGCTTGCACTCGCATTAGTCATAGGGTTGACTGGCGGACAAGCTACAGTAGAAGCGTCGACTTCCACGTACAAAGTTGAAACCGGCGAAACATTATGGGACATTGCACAAAATAATGATATTAGTGTAGATGACTTGTTTACTTGGAATGAATTAGAATCAACCCTTATCTTACCTGAACCAGAAAAAAAGATTGAAAGTAAAAGCGGCACATATATCGTCCAAAAAGGGGATACACTCTATGAAATCGCAAGTGCCCATCAAATTTCCTTATCGGACTTGATGAATTGGAATGGAGTATCGGGTCATTTAATCTACCCCGGACAAGAACTATCGGTAGATGGCAAGAATCCAAAAGCACCACCCAAAAATGTCGCAAAGGCGGCAACTCCATCTACTCCTGCCACGGAAAACAAAACAACAAATGAGCCAGCAAAACAACCTGCTCAAAATAACAACGCATCAAATAACACAACAAATAATACTGCAAACAATTCAACCGCAAACAAGCAAGTTCCTGCGTCGGCATCCGGGAGAGAACTGACGGTCACTGCTACCGCCTATACAGCATATTGCCAAGGTTGTTCCGGAACAACCTATACCGGAATCAATTTACGGGCAAACCCACATCTCAAAGTCATCGCAGTGGATCCGTCCATCATTCCCCTCGGCTCCCGTGTATGGGTTGAAGGTTACGGCGAAGCAATCGCTGGAGATATCGGCGGTGCCATTAAAGGGAATATCATTGATGTCTTCATTGAAAATCAACAAGATGCATTAAACTGGGGACGTCGAACAGTACAAATTAAAATTTTGGATTAA
- a CDS encoding mandelate racemase/muconate lactonizing enzyme family protein, translating into MKITDIEIFGIRLPLYEPFVISYARFDDMPSIIVKITTDTGHVGYGEGVADEHVTGESWTSTFEVIKNTLAPKLIGENPKNMERIHDIMDAAIYGAPTAKAALDIACYDVVGKYLGVPVYDLLGGRYHAEFPITHVLSIASPEDMANEAEERVAAGYRSLKMKVGEQVMDDVRRIEAVRARVGEEIAIRVDVNQGWINSGNTLLGLRKLEHCALDWIEQPVLADDIDGMVEVKAKTHTPLMIDEGLRGVREMREIIAKRAADKVNIKLMKCGGIYPAMKLAHMAEMAGMECQVGSMVESSVGSAAGFHVAFSKRVMTSVELTGPLKFKEDIGNLHYDVPFIRLNEKPGLGIDVDEQQLQKLTSFTGKVSS; encoded by the coding sequence ATGAAGATTACTGATATAGAAATATTTGGGATTCGTCTACCGCTATACGAACCATTTGTGATTAGCTATGCCCGTTTTGACGATATGCCTTCTATTATTGTAAAAATCACGACAGATACAGGGCATGTCGGGTATGGGGAAGGTGTTGCAGACGAGCATGTAACGGGTGAAAGTTGGACATCTACGTTTGAAGTGATTAAAAATACGTTGGCACCAAAATTAATTGGCGAAAATCCGAAAAATATGGAACGAATTCACGATATTATGGATGCTGCCATTTACGGGGCACCGACTGCTAAAGCGGCGCTAGATATTGCTTGTTATGATGTTGTTGGAAAATATTTAGGTGTTCCCGTTTATGATTTATTGGGCGGGAGGTATCACGCGGAATTTCCAATTACACATGTGTTAAGTATTGCTTCTCCTGAAGATATGGCTAACGAAGCGGAAGAGAGAGTCGCGGCGGGTTATCGTTCGCTGAAAATGAAAGTCGGCGAACAAGTGATGGACGACGTGAGAAGAATTGAAGCGGTGAGAGCACGTGTTGGTGAAGAAATCGCCATTCGTGTTGATGTCAATCAAGGTTGGATAAATAGTGGTAATACATTACTAGGTCTTCGAAAGTTAGAACATTGTGCACTCGACTGGATTGAACAACCTGTCCTAGCAGATGATATCGACGGCATGGTTGAAGTAAAGGCGAAAACACATACGCCATTAATGATTGATGAAGGGTTGCGCGGTGTCCGTGAGATGAGAGAAATTATTGCGAAACGTGCTGCAGACAAGGTCAATATTAAATTAATGAAGTGCGGAGGGATTTACCCTGCGATGAAACTGGCACATATGGCTGAAATGGCGGGCATGGAATGTCAAGTTGGATCAATGGTTGAGTCTTCTGTCGGATCTGCTGCTGGATTTCACGTCGCTTTTTCCAAAAGAGTGATGACGAGTGTTGAACTAACAGGACCGTTAAAGTTTAAAGAAGATATCGGCAACTTGCATTATGACGTTCCTTTTATCCGTTTGAATGAAAAACCAGGTCTCGGTATTGATGTGGATGAACAACAATTACAAAAATTAACAAGCTTTACAGGGAAGGTTTCATCATGA